One segment of Thermosynechococcus sp. HN-54 DNA contains the following:
- the trmB gene encoding tRNA (guanosine(46)-N7)-methyltransferase TrmB encodes MSDRAMTVRVRQHVNPLSHKFQQDITVPDWSTIYEQPSQPLHLDIGCAKGTFLLEMAALYPEQNFLGLEIRYPLVVTANERRDRQQLRNLHYLWGNANVHLSKILEGLPLHTVTIQFPDPWFKRRHHKRRVVTPELVATLAELLRPKGRVVLQSDVFEVAEAMVQQFRAHAAFISTCDTWLPQSPWPVATEREKCVLNKGLPVYRWQFERCAL; translated from the coding sequence ATGAGCGATCGCGCCATGACAGTACGGGTGCGACAACACGTTAACCCTCTCAGTCACAAATTCCAGCAGGACATTACGGTTCCCGATTGGTCAACGATTTATGAGCAGCCCTCACAGCCTTTACATCTGGATATTGGCTGTGCCAAGGGGACGTTCTTGCTAGAAATGGCAGCACTTTACCCAGAGCAAAACTTTCTAGGTCTAGAAATTCGCTATCCGCTGGTGGTAACGGCCAATGAGCGGCGCGATCGCCAGCAGCTCCGCAACCTGCACTACCTCTGGGGCAATGCCAATGTGCACCTGAGCAAAATTTTAGAGGGACTCCCCCTGCACACCGTGACGATTCAATTTCCGGATCCGTGGTTCAAGCGCCGCCACCATAAACGCCGCGTTGTTACCCCCGAACTTGTGGCTACCCTTGCAGAGCTATTGCGGCCAAAGGGGCGCGTTGTCCTTCAATCCGATGTTTTTGAGGTGGCCGAGGCGATGGTGCAGCAGTTTCGTGCCCATGCGGCTTTTATCTCAACTTGCGACACTTGGCTACCGCAGAGTCCTTGGCCGGTGGCGACAGAACGGGAAAAATGTGTCCTCAATAAAGGATTACCTGTTTACCGCTGGCAATTTGAGCGGTGTGCCCTCTAA
- a CDS encoding sigma-70 family RNA polymerase sigma factor — MTLQPCYKLVAFLQLDTGDRRRWLCDRRLEKYLTNAGYELGEPHTTAIQLFQNLQNQPHNPAAPYWRQALFCYLQETSWSVAMKLRDKVAREHQLADCFQQACYLTSDPLKLLRGFNPQRGTRLSTYAYRRIYDRVYDALVGTRQSDWGLLKQAGRRRLASALQLQGYPEHHVRQIERLVYLWQNLVAEPAPPDQGLLGQLAQTYSQCCRDLPPLAPSQVETLLRKAIAALRASQVVHTAEQRFWDTLELEGEANSPWEAILKQEEQETLKRVFEMLKNAVEALDDASRQVFCLYYCEQVSQEQIARQLGFEKQYQVSRELERIRGHLAKEVLLAFNQPANTQHLKEVTAVVNLWLEEGYKEPAVSCQRCGRVSNITRSLCG, encoded by the coding sequence ATGACACTCCAACCGTGCTATAAACTCGTTGCTTTTCTCCAATTGGACACTGGCGATCGCCGGCGCTGGTTGTGCGATCGCAGACTAGAGAAATATCTCACGAATGCGGGGTACGAGTTAGGAGAACCCCACACAACCGCTATCCAGCTCTTCCAAAACTTGCAGAATCAACCCCATAATCCCGCTGCTCCCTACTGGCGGCAGGCACTGTTTTGCTACCTCCAAGAGACGAGTTGGTCCGTAGCGATGAAACTGCGGGACAAAGTTGCACGGGAACATCAGCTCGCTGACTGTTTTCAGCAGGCCTGCTATCTCACCAGCGATCCCCTCAAGTTATTGCGGGGATTTAATCCCCAGCGCGGTACGCGGCTGTCCACCTATGCCTATCGCCGTATCTATGACCGTGTTTATGATGCCTTGGTAGGGACACGGCAATCGGATTGGGGGTTGCTCAAACAGGCAGGCCGCCGTCGTCTTGCCTCAGCGCTGCAATTACAGGGATACCCAGAACATCACGTCCGCCAAATTGAACGCCTTGTTTACCTCTGGCAGAACTTGGTGGCTGAGCCTGCGCCTCCGGATCAGGGGCTTCTGGGTCAACTCGCCCAAACCTACAGCCAGTGCTGCCGTGATTTGCCCCCGTTGGCTCCTAGCCAAGTTGAAACACTACTGCGAAAGGCGATCGCCGCCTTGCGTGCCTCGCAGGTGGTGCATACTGCTGAGCAAAGGTTTTGGGACACCCTAGAACTAGAAGGAGAAGCAAATAGCCCTTGGGAAGCAATCCTGAAACAGGAAGAACAGGAAACCCTCAAACGGGTCTTTGAAATGCTGAAAAATGCGGTTGAAGCACTGGATGACGCCAGTCGTCAGGTGTTTTGTCTGTACTATTGCGAGCAGGTCAGTCAAGAACAAATTGCCCGGCAACTGGGGTTTGAAAAACAGTATCAAGTGTCTCGCGAACTGGAGCGGATTCGTGGTCATTTGGCGAAAGAAGTGCTCCTCGCCTTTAATCAACCCGCGAATACTCAACACCTCAAGGAGGTAACAGCGGTCGTAAATCTATGGCTAGAGGAGGGCTATAAAGAGCCAGCAGTGTCTTGTCAGCGGTGTGGTCGGGTGAGTAACATAACGCGCTCGTTATGCGGCTAG
- a CDS encoding CHAT domain-containing protein, with protein sequence MWRESWDILFYAGHSQGNGLHLNDEQKQLEIQQLYRTFQHAVDQGLQLAIFNSCDSIPLGRFLIQLGLPHAIVMREVVPNIAAELFLKYFLQSFHAGADLYAAVAQGRSQLRELSRCDEYLPGTSALPLICRHPQARCPHWHHLRRSAAHPVTVDVSRGDRPSSTVSEFPNFLYWCRWQLELAQLRPQALQDDPECLAKYHRGTLAAIFTAVAPASPTAPSPKTHSCRCFDHCAGTLGS encoded by the coding sequence ATGTGGCGAGAGTCTTGGGACATTCTTTTCTATGCGGGGCACAGTCAGGGCAATGGCCTTCATCTCAACGATGAGCAAAAACAATTAGAGATCCAGCAGCTTTATCGCACGTTTCAACATGCGGTGGATCAGGGGTTGCAACTGGCCATCTTTAACTCTTGCGACAGTATTCCTCTTGGGCGGTTCTTGATTCAGCTGGGATTACCCCATGCCATTGTCATGCGCGAAGTGGTTCCCAATATTGCTGCTGAGTTGTTTTTGAAATACTTTTTGCAGAGTTTCCATGCGGGTGCCGATCTCTACGCTGCGGTGGCGCAAGGGCGATCGCAATTGCGAGAACTGAGTCGCTGTGATGAGTATTTGCCAGGAACATCGGCGCTGCCCCTAATTTGTCGTCACCCCCAAGCGCGCTGCCCCCACTGGCACCATCTACGCCGATCAGCAGCACATCCTGTTACGGTTGATGTGTCTAGGGGCGATCGCCCTTCTTCAACAGTCTCTGAATTCCCCAACTTCCTCTACTGGTGTCGCTGGCAACTAGAACTGGCACAACTGAGACCCCAAGCGCTGCAAGATGATCCAGAGTGTCTGGCAAAGTACCACCGGGGGACGCTTGCAGCAATTTTTACAGCGGTTGCTCCAGCATCCCCAACAGCCCCATCGCCTAAAACTCACAGCTGCCGCTGTTTTGATCACTGCGCAGGGACACTGGGCAGTTGA
- a CDS encoding glucose 1-dehydrogenase codes for MRLQGKVALVTGAARGIGEAIARAFVAEGAFVYVSDIDQDNGYAVAQSLGHAASFVLLDVRSEMAWQETTEAIIQKHGKLDILVNNAGITGLEEGNVPHDPEHASLKAWRAVHETNLDGVFLGCKYAIRAMRGSGTGSIINISSRSGLVGIPAAAAYASSKAAVRNHTKTVALYCAQQGMKVRCNSIHPAAILTPMWEPILGTGSERESNMAMFVQDTPLRRFGMPEEVAAVAVMLAADESSYITGAEINIDGGLLAGSTALPPE; via the coding sequence ATGCGTTTGCAAGGTAAAGTTGCTCTCGTCACGGGTGCTGCCCGCGGAATTGGCGAAGCGATCGCTAGAGCTTTCGTTGCTGAAGGGGCTTTTGTCTATGTCTCGGATATTGATCAAGACAATGGCTATGCGGTTGCCCAGTCCCTTGGTCATGCCGCCTCATTTGTGCTCCTCGACGTGCGCAGCGAAATGGCCTGGCAAGAAACAACTGAAGCAATTATCCAGAAGCATGGGAAACTGGACATCCTTGTCAACAATGCTGGGATTACGGGCTTGGAAGAGGGCAATGTCCCACACGATCCGGAGCATGCCTCGCTTAAGGCTTGGCGCGCAGTTCATGAAACCAACCTTGATGGCGTGTTTCTAGGGTGCAAATATGCGATTCGCGCAATGCGTGGCTCTGGTACTGGCTCGATCATTAACATCTCCTCACGCTCAGGTCTTGTTGGCATACCGGCAGCCGCTGCCTATGCGTCAAGTAAAGCTGCCGTTCGTAATCACACTAAAACCGTTGCCTTGTATTGCGCTCAGCAAGGGATGAAAGTGCGTTGTAATTCCATTCACCCAGCAGCAATCCTTACCCCCATGTGGGAACCGATCCTTGGCACTGGCTCAGAACGAGAGTCCAACATGGCCATGTTCGTTCAGGATACGCCCTTAAGACGGTTTGGCATGCCTGAGGAGGTTGCTGCGGTCGCTGTCATGCTCGCTGCTGACGAGTCCAGTTACATCACTGGAGCAGAAATCAATATTGACGGTGGTCTTCTCGCAGGCTCCACGGCACTTCCACCAGAGTAG
- a CDS encoding transposase, translating to MSQARKRHRCSSLMLFPIDSTVITLTSKLFWFYKYHQVKLITGFDLTENILGKAVVSFGERHDLSFQDEILEMIPENAVAIMDRGFASWRFLERLSERKCLFVVRIKNNMRMKLNHERYRVVQFFDEHGTEFRIATNLMHLSDEEVSELYRHRWGIENLWKFLKMHLSLDKLITKSLNGVINQIYMVLIGYLILELMEIPEYFGRKLLDKLRYLQLIKFCCRIQHFCMGCILWSFRQCPTSLRNISSGEAAIMAMCAMRVWGLAVTKLRILALSNPICCMSCRKSTLP from the coding sequence ATGTCTCAAGCTCGCAAGAGACATCGTTGTTCAAGTCTGATGCTGTTTCCTATTGATTCAACCGTCATTACCCTGACGAGTAAGCTCTTTTGGTTCTACAAATACCATCAAGTGAAGTTAATTACAGGATTTGATTTAACAGAGAACATCCTGGGTAAGGCAGTAGTCTCTTTTGGGGAGAGACATGACCTAAGCTTTCAAGACGAGATTTTAGAAATGATCCCTGAGAATGCCGTTGCCATCATGGATAGAGGGTTTGCGAGTTGGAGATTTTTAGAGCGGCTGAGTGAGAGGAAGTGTTTATTTGTTGTGCGTATCAAGAATAACATGAGAATGAAGCTCAATCATGAGAGATACCGAGTGGTTCAATTTTTTGATGAGCATGGAACAGAGTTTCGTATTGCGACGAATCTAATGCATCTAAGTGATGAGGAAGTGAGTGAGCTGTATCGGCATCGGTGGGGGATTGAGAACTTATGGAAGTTTCTAAAGATGCATTTATCATTAGACAAGCTGATTACGAAGAGTTTGAATGGGGTGATAAATCAGATTTATATGGTTTTGATTGGGTACTTAATTTTAGAGCTAATGGAGATACCTGAATACTTTGGCAGGAAGCTATTAGACAAATTGCGATATTTGCAACTGATTAAGTTTTGTTGCAGAATTCAACACTTCTGTATGGGGTGTATTCTGTGGAGTTTCCGGCAATGCCCCACCTCCCTCAGGAATATCAGCAGTGGCGAGGCAGCTATCATGGCTATGTGCGCAATGCGCGTCTGGGGGCTAGCGGTAACCAAATTACGAATATTGGCACTCAGCAACCCCATCTGCTGTATGAGCTGTCGCAAAAGTACACTGCCCTAG
- a CDS encoding MBL fold metallo-hydrolase has translation MPMFNPLTIRFWGVRGSIPCPGSHTVRYGGNTPCVEIQANGQRIIFDGGTGLRVLGQHLMSQQPVAAHLFFTHTHWDHIQGFPFFQPAFVPGNQFHIYAVPGKNGQGIERRLNDQMLHPNFPVPLQIMGGDLRFYDLEVGERVHLGGGVVVSNEALNHPGGGVGYRVSWQGIHVAYITDTEHLPDRLHPGAFALADRADVIIYDATYTDEEYYHPQHSKVGWGHSTWQEAVKLAQAAQVKQLILFHHDPSHDDDCLDRIGELARSQFPQTLLAREGLTISVYPNVIHFPATAQAS, from the coding sequence ATGCCCATGTTTAACCCACTCACCATTCGGTTTTGGGGGGTGCGTGGCAGTATTCCCTGTCCAGGTTCCCACACCGTTCGCTACGGCGGCAACACACCCTGCGTGGAAATTCAAGCCAATGGCCAACGGATTATTTTTGACGGCGGCACTGGCCTACGGGTTCTGGGGCAACATTTGATGAGCCAACAGCCAGTGGCGGCACATCTATTTTTTACCCACACCCACTGGGATCACATTCAGGGCTTTCCTTTCTTTCAACCCGCCTTTGTACCGGGGAATCAGTTCCATATCTACGCCGTGCCAGGGAAAAATGGTCAGGGCATTGAACGGCGGCTGAATGATCAAATGCTCCACCCCAACTTTCCAGTCCCTTTGCAGATTATGGGGGGGGATTTGCGCTTCTATGACTTGGAAGTAGGCGAGCGGGTACACCTCGGCGGCGGTGTGGTAGTGAGTAATGAGGCTCTCAATCATCCGGGTGGGGGGGTGGGCTATCGCGTCAGTTGGCAGGGCATTCATGTGGCTTACATCACAGACACAGAGCATTTGCCTGATCGGTTGCATCCGGGGGCGTTTGCCTTGGCCGATCGCGCTGATGTCATCATTTACGATGCCACCTATACGGATGAGGAGTACTACCACCCGCAGCACAGCAAGGTAGGCTGGGGTCACTCCACGTGGCAAGAGGCAGTCAAGCTCGCCCAAGCCGCCCAAGTGAAGCAGCTGATTTTGTTTCATCATGATCCCAGTCATGACGATGACTGTCTGGATCGCATTGGCGAGTTGGCGCGCTCACAATTTCCGCAGACGCTGTTGGCACGGGAAGGACTCACCATTTCTGTTTATCCAAATGTGATACACTTTCCAGCGACTGCCCAAGCAAGCTAG
- a CDS encoding transposase: MTYILDQGLTSMRALFYRLNHSGITVDMSTFSKANKTRTTTLFERIYTHLMSQARKRHRCSSLMLFPIDSTVITLTSKLFWFYKYHQVKLITGFDLTENILGKAVVSFGERHDLSFQDEILEMIPENAVAIMDRGFASWRFLERLSERKCLFVVRIKNNMRMKLNHERYRVVQFFDEHGTEFRIATNLMHLSDEEVSELYRHRWGIENLWKFLKMHLSLDKLITKSLNGVINQIYMVLIGYLIYPRRTKLEQPPYLRGFTLISCLKLARDIVVQV, encoded by the coding sequence TTGACCTACATTCTCGACCAAGGATTAACCAGCATGAGAGCCTTATTTTATCGCTTGAATCATTCGGGGATTACAGTGGATATGTCCACGTTTTCCAAGGCGAACAAAACTCGAACAACCACCTTATTTGAGAGGATTTACACTCATCTCATGTCTCAAGCTCGCAAGAGACATCGTTGTTCAAGTCTGATGCTGTTTCCTATTGATTCAACCGTCATTACCCTGACGAGTAAGCTCTTTTGGTTCTACAAATACCATCAAGTGAAGTTAATTACAGGATTTGATTTAACAGAGAACATCCTGGGTAAGGCAGTAGTCTCTTTTGGGGAGAGACATGACCTAAGCTTTCAAGACGAGATTTTAGAAATGATCCCTGAGAATGCCGTTGCCATCATGGATAGAGGGTTTGCGAGTTGGAGATTTTTAGAGCGGCTGAGTGAGAGGAAGTGTTTATTTGTTGTGCGTATCAAGAATAACATGAGAATGAAGCTCAATCATGAGAGATACCGAGTGGTTCAATTTTTTGATGAGCATGGAACAGAGTTTCGTATTGCGACGAATCTAATGCATCTAAGTGATGAGGAAGTGAGTGAGCTGTATCGGCATCGGTGGGGGATTGAGAACTTATGGAAGTTTCTAAAGATGCATTTATCATTAGACAAGCTGATTACGAAGAGTTTGAATGGGGTGATAAATCAGATTTATATGGTTTTGATTGGGTACTTAATTTATCCAAGGCGAACAAAACTCGAACAACCACCTTATTTGAGAGGATTTACACTCATCTCATGTCTCAAGCTCGCAAGAGACATCGTTGTTCAAGTCTGA
- a CDS encoding triacylglycerol lipase, protein MLPVVILPGYLAAAVDYYPLRDHLRDLGFIAEVVPLKVRSWLPTLGGRSVAPILQALDTTIQNVLNETGASSVHLIGHSAGGWISRIYLGDHPYDGQVWAGHQWVHTLITLGTPHRSQERWTRRNLDFVNTTYPGAYYPKIRYVCLAGKAIYGTLGGSLANWFTYQSYKLTCGEGACWGDGVTPVAAAHLEGAENLVYEDVLHAPRSRLRDRPDAPWYGSPAIVANWQQYLKVS, encoded by the coding sequence GTGTTACCTGTCGTTATTTTGCCGGGCTATTTGGCCGCGGCTGTCGATTACTATCCTCTGCGGGATCACCTACGGGATTTGGGATTTATCGCAGAAGTGGTGCCCCTAAAGGTACGCTCTTGGTTGCCGACCTTGGGGGGGCGATCGGTGGCGCCAATTTTACAGGCCTTGGATACCACCATTCAGAACGTTTTAAATGAGACAGGGGCATCCTCTGTGCATCTGATTGGCCACTCAGCGGGGGGCTGGATTAGCCGCATTTACCTAGGAGATCACCCCTATGATGGCCAAGTTTGGGCAGGACACCAATGGGTGCACACCCTGATCACCTTGGGCACACCGCATCGGAGTCAGGAGCGTTGGACGCGCCGCAATCTCGACTTTGTTAACACCACCTACCCCGGCGCCTATTACCCCAAAATTCGCTATGTCTGTCTGGCGGGAAAGGCAATCTATGGCACACTTGGTGGATCCTTGGCCAATTGGTTTACCTATCAGAGCTATAAACTCACCTGTGGTGAGGGTGCCTGTTGGGGGGATGGGGTGACACCGGTGGCAGCAGCCCACCTCGAGGGGGCAGAGAATCTGGTCTATGAAGATGTGCTCCACGCGCCTCGTAGCCGCTTGCGCGATCGCCCCGATGCCCCTTGGTACGGATCCCCAGCAATTGTCGCTAATTGGCAGCAGTATTTGAAGGTCAGTTAG
- a CDS encoding alpha-D-glucose phosphate-specific phosphoglucomutase translates to MGIQVIATTPFKDQKPGTSGLRKAVLVFQQPHYLENFIQAIFDTIEAPQGQTLVLGGDGRYFNAEAIQVILKMAAANGFARVKVGQNGILSTPAASCVIRKYGAIGGIILSASHNPAGPQGDFGVKFNIANGGPAPEKVTNAIYERSLALTSYNIYTAPDVNLHTLGEFPLGEMIVEVIDPVADYQALLETLFDFDRIAEVIRTGKLRLVFDAMHAVTGPYAHQIIEKRLGAPQGTVQNGVPLPDFGGGHPDPNLVYAHDLVQQLFGEHPPDFGAASDGDGDRNMILGANCFVTPSDSLAILAANAQLVPGYKDGLAGIARSMPTSQAADRVAAKLGIDCYETPTGWKFFGNLLDAGKATLCGEESFGTGSNHVREKDGLWAVLFWLNILAVRQTSVAEIVKVHWQTYGRNYYSRHDYEGIEGDRAHTLMSQLEQKLPRLVGQTFGTYTVSVADNFSYTDPVDHSVSHNQGIRLIFEDGSRIVYRLSGTGTQGATLRVYLERFEPNPAQQHLDAQVALADLIQVANEVANIQGLTGRDRPTVIT, encoded by the coding sequence ATGGGTATTCAAGTTATTGCCACCACTCCCTTCAAGGATCAAAAACCCGGCACCTCTGGGTTGCGTAAGGCGGTACTTGTTTTCCAGCAGCCCCATTATCTAGAAAACTTTATTCAAGCCATTTTTGACACCATTGAGGCACCGCAGGGGCAAACCCTTGTCCTAGGGGGGGATGGCCGTTACTTCAATGCTGAGGCGATTCAAGTCATTCTCAAGATGGCCGCAGCCAATGGCTTTGCACGGGTCAAGGTGGGGCAAAATGGCATTCTCTCAACGCCGGCAGCCTCCTGTGTGATCCGCAAGTATGGGGCGATCGGTGGCATTATTCTCTCAGCCAGTCATAACCCCGCTGGGCCACAGGGAGATTTTGGCGTTAAGTTCAACATTGCCAATGGCGGGCCTGCGCCTGAAAAAGTTACCAATGCCATCTATGAGCGGAGCCTCGCCCTCACCAGCTACAACATCTACACCGCCCCCGATGTGAATCTGCACACCCTTGGGGAGTTTCCCTTGGGTGAAATGATTGTTGAAGTCATTGACCCCGTCGCTGATTATCAAGCGCTGCTGGAGACTCTTTTTGACTTTGATCGCATTGCCGAGGTGATTCGTACCGGGAAGCTGCGCCTTGTCTTTGATGCCATGCACGCAGTTACGGGACCTTATGCCCATCAGATCATTGAAAAACGCCTAGGAGCACCCCAAGGCACGGTTCAAAATGGTGTGCCGCTACCAGACTTTGGCGGAGGGCATCCGGATCCCAACTTGGTCTATGCCCATGATCTGGTGCAGCAACTCTTTGGCGAGCATCCCCCGGATTTTGGCGCCGCCTCCGATGGCGATGGCGATCGCAACATGATTTTGGGGGCAAACTGTTTTGTCACCCCCAGTGACAGCTTGGCCATTCTGGCCGCCAATGCCCAACTCGTGCCCGGCTACAAAGACGGATTAGCAGGGATTGCCCGTTCGATGCCCACCAGTCAAGCGGCCGATCGCGTTGCGGCCAAGCTGGGTATTGACTGTTATGAAACCCCAACGGGCTGGAAGTTTTTTGGCAACCTCCTCGATGCCGGTAAAGCCACTCTCTGCGGTGAGGAAAGTTTTGGTACTGGCTCCAACCACGTGCGCGAAAAAGATGGCCTCTGGGCTGTGCTCTTTTGGTTGAATATCTTGGCTGTCCGCCAAACCTCTGTGGCTGAGATTGTCAAAGTCCACTGGCAAACCTATGGCCGTAACTACTACTCGCGCCATGACTACGAAGGCATCGAGGGCGATCGCGCCCACACGCTCATGAGCCAACTGGAGCAAAAACTCCCCCGCTTGGTGGGTCAAACCTTTGGGACTTATACCGTCTCCGTTGCCGATAACTTCAGCTACACCGATCCAGTGGATCACAGCGTTAGCCACAATCAAGGGATTCGGCTGATTTTTGAGGATGGCAGTCGCATTGTCTATCGCCTGTCGGGCACAGGAACCCAAGGGGCAACCCTGCGGGTCTATTTGGAGCGGTTTGAACCTAATCCGGCCCAGCAGCACCTCGATGCCCAAGTGGCACTCGCCGATTTAATTCAAGTGGCCAATGAAGTGGCAAATATCCAAGGCTTAACGGGGCGCGATCGCCCCACCGTGATCACCTGA
- a CDS encoding DUF1822 family protein translates to MISPSLSFLTTIDAPSIAPIEDIEHVHLDLADCGDRQWIEQITAAARAYRRGSVQMNAMAYAAVRHWFAEMGMSADPFLPTVELPLFWEFVNGTLLKTPIGNVLSVPDTAIDLDECRIPLEWLNIPAWKPDYILGVQVLAEAAQVRLWGYAPSSSVNRATVDTFSRTYSLEREDMIEDVPLLAALPACHHIPVRSPAATAIPTATFQQIVSGEILLPRLTLPLEEWLQIIGSPRHRLDLFLACHPQRLSLWLYAKTMGIRNLVDQGWQEVQELLAEGAMLNPYISWKLGWTAPEWALRSNDTLQAMQAQAQLRQALETEDCRQAVALLKDLIATTADDGLRSALATTPSSTLNCSSKSG, encoded by the coding sequence ATGATATCCCCATCACTTTCGTTTCTAACCACCATAGATGCGCCCTCGATAGCGCCCATAGAAGACATAGAACATGTTCACCTTGATTTAGCCGATTGTGGCGATCGCCAGTGGATTGAGCAGATCACCGCAGCTGCCCGTGCCTATCGTCGCGGTAGCGTTCAGATGAATGCCATGGCCTATGCAGCTGTGCGGCACTGGTTTGCGGAGATGGGCATGAGTGCCGACCCCTTCCTGCCGACTGTTGAGCTGCCGCTCTTTTGGGAGTTTGTCAACGGCACCCTGCTGAAGACACCCATAGGAAATGTCCTAAGTGTGCCCGATACCGCAATAGATCTTGATGAGTGCCGCATTCCTCTGGAATGGCTGAACATTCCCGCATGGAAACCCGACTACATTCTCGGCGTGCAAGTATTGGCTGAAGCGGCTCAAGTCAGGCTCTGGGGCTACGCCCCTAGCAGCAGTGTGAATCGTGCTACTGTGGACACCTTCAGTCGCACCTATAGCCTAGAGCGGGAGGACATGATCGAAGATGTGCCCCTCCTTGCTGCCTTGCCGGCATGCCATCACATCCCTGTTCGATCACCTGCGGCAACTGCCATTCCCACAGCCACCTTTCAGCAAATCGTCAGTGGTGAAATTCTCCTACCCCGTTTAACCTTGCCCCTAGAGGAATGGTTACAAATCATTGGTTCACCTCGCCATCGCCTTGATCTCTTTTTGGCCTGTCATCCGCAGCGGTTGAGTCTATGGCTTTACGCCAAGACCATGGGGATACGGAACCTAGTGGATCAAGGGTGGCAAGAGGTGCAGGAGCTGCTTGCGGAGGGGGCGATGCTCAATCCCTACATCAGTTGGAAACTAGGGTGGACTGCTCCAGAGTGGGCATTGCGCTCCAACGACACATTACAGGCAATGCAAGCTCAAGCGCAATTACGCCAAGCCTTAGAAACCGAAGATTGCCGCCAAGCGGTTGCCCTCCTCAAAGATCTGATTGCCACCACTGCTGATGACGGCTTGCGTTCAGCCCTTGCGACTACCCCGTCCTCAACTCTCAATTGTTCTTCAAAATCTGGTTGA
- the sbcD gene encoding exonuclease subunit SbcD codes for MKILHLSDIHLGSGLSHGHINPATGLNTRLEDFIAALATCIDRALREPVDLVLFGGDAFPDATPPPLVHEAFAQQFRRLADAGIPTVLLVGNHDQHAQGQGGASLSLYRTLGVPGFIVGDRLATHRIDTRQGTAQVITLPWLTRSTLLTRPETSGLSLAEVHQLLLERLHLALEGEIRQLDPELPTVLLAHAMVDTAQYGSERYLSAGKGFTIPLSLLARPCFDYVALGHVHRHQVLGQDPPVVYPGSIERVDFGEEGEEKGYVLVNLAKGKTEFQFCPLPTRPFRTIRIDLTAVETDPQAALLGAIASREITGAVVRVMYQLRPDQIPLINLHELQKALESAHSVSLLPQLVNSQPIARLPEVALEQCLDPRHALQLYLDHHPDLEPLRQDLLAALQTLDGSPEEESQDILEIPRSPEPVIQQLKLLS; via the coding sequence ATGAAAATTCTGCATTTATCTGATATTCACCTTGGCAGTGGCCTCAGCCATGGTCACATTAACCCGGCGACGGGCTTAAATACCCGCCTTGAGGATTTTATTGCTGCCCTAGCCACCTGTATTGACCGCGCCCTTAGGGAACCCGTTGATCTGGTGCTCTTTGGCGGTGATGCCTTTCCCGATGCCACCCCACCCCCCCTCGTCCACGAAGCCTTTGCCCAGCAATTTCGCCGCTTGGCGGATGCCGGCATTCCTACCGTCTTGCTGGTGGGCAACCACGATCAGCATGCCCAAGGACAAGGGGGCGCCAGCCTCAGTCTCTATCGCACCCTTGGGGTGCCCGGTTTTATTGTGGGCGATCGCTTGGCCACCCATCGCATTGACACCCGCCAAGGTACAGCTCAAGTGATTACCCTCCCTTGGTTAACCCGATCCACCCTCCTCACCCGTCCAGAAACCAGTGGCCTCTCCCTTGCGGAGGTGCATCAACTATTGCTAGAGCGGCTACACCTTGCCCTTGAGGGGGAAATTCGCCAACTCGATCCGGAGCTACCCACTGTCCTACTCGCTCACGCCATGGTGGATACAGCGCAGTACGGCTCTGAGCGCTATTTGAGTGCTGGCAAAGGCTTTACCATTCCCCTCAGCCTCTTGGCACGCCCCTGTTTTGACTATGTTGCCCTCGGCCATGTTCATCGTCATCAAGTCCTAGGTCAGGATCCACCCGTTGTCTATCCCGGCAGCATTGAGCGCGTTGATTTTGGTGAAGAAGGGGAAGAAAAGGGCTATGTCTTAGTAAACCTCGCTAAGGGAAAAACGGAATTTCAGTTTTGCCCCCTGCCCACCCGCCCCTTCCGCACCATTCGCATTGATTTAACCGCAGTGGAAACAGACCCTCAAGCTGCACTGTTGGGGGCGATCGCCAGCCGGGAGATCACCGGAGCTGTGGTGCGGGTCATGTATCAACTGCGCCCCGATCAAATTCCCCTGATTAACCTCCATGAACTGCAAAAGGCTCTTGAAAGCGCCCACAGCGTCAGCCTCCTGCCCCAACTCGTCAATAGCCAGCCCATTGCCCGCCTGCCAGAAGTTGCTCTCGAACAGTGCCTTGACCCCCGCCATGCCCTGCAACTGTATCTGGATCATCACCCTGACCTTGAACCCCTGCGGCAGGATCTGCTAGCGGCGCTCCAAACCCTTGATGGTTCTCCTGAAGAAGAGAGTCAGGACATTCTAGAGATCCCGCGATCGCCCGAACCCGTGATTCAGCAACTGAAATTGCTCTCCTAG